From the Pirellulales bacterium genome, one window contains:
- a CDS encoding Rieske (2Fe-2S) protein — protein MSEFVTVAKVGSIPDGKGITVAVGERLIAVFYADGKYSAIDDLCPHMGASLGAGEVYDGVVACPWHAWRFRVCDGTWCDNPRLKVSAYETRVEGDEIQVKVVPPRQDDAAG, from the coding sequence ATGTCGGAGTTTGTCACCGTTGCCAAGGTGGGGAGCATCCCGGACGGCAAGGGGATTACGGTTGCGGTGGGAGAGCGGCTGATCGCCGTTTTTTACGCCGATGGCAAATACTCGGCGATCGACGATTTATGCCCGCACATGGGAGCATCGCTGGGCGCCGGGGAGGTGTACGACGGAGTGGTGGCCTGCCCTTGGCACGCGTGGCGGTTTCGGGTGTGCGACGGCACTTGGTGCGACAACCCGCGATTGAAGGTGAGCGCGTACGAGACGCGCGTGGAGGGGGACGAGATACAGGTGAAGGTCGTTCCGCCGCGCCAAGACGACGCGGCTGGCTAG
- a CDS encoding peptidase: MPHTEKATRICFAMLCATALCCAARPAAASKVMLEDGRVLAGKFVPIATLSKDPRKMEGNDAAPRLILMCDDDLRRTFVPKRLVKETSEADDGEIVEKFLIPQRTPRSGARVSNVGSVVKIGPFDEYGRREFTIMTDKGEVVVIQQITEITPQWTKLEGYKHIWDQRVSTASIPAEIIDQLISKRIDPKKVDHRLKVARFYLQSERYPEAEAKLQAIIKDFPDFTEQIKPVMQSLRQLSARQVLSEIRLREQAGQYQTTAQLLKVFPERFPAGEVAGEILQEVREKQEALNARAAQRAAVLKLFADHLQTITDVDLKKRLERVQTEIAAELNFNTLDRFSAYQQLADDPALEPVQKLSLAVSGWLVGSSGASDSLAVAQSLLSLRNYASEYLVADTKVRRDELLEGLRALEGADPRTVALVLANMKPPYPLPEPVDGKAGLYQISFAGPKEEPEFSYLIQLPPEYDPYRRYPAVVTLHGGGSTPAMQLDWWAGAFDEQGHRHGQASRYGYIVIAPQWGKLGQRQYGYSEKEHFAVLGALRDASRRFSIDTDRVYLSGHSMGGDAAWDIALAHPDLWAGAIPIVGQADKFVDFYKDNAKYMPLYVVAGELDGKKLDQNANDLQQYMIRGYDLTYVEYLGRGHEHFLDEIMRIFDWMPRYKRNFFPREFECRSMRDSDNFYWWVELAEFPPTSSVDPANFAQRGKRAMPIDAKVNATNGILVRTGAEHVTVWLAPEFIDLNQPIEINVNGAKLRSAGATITPDLAIMLEDVRTRGDRQHPFWARVIMPEGKVNLASGQQ, encoded by the coding sequence ATGCCGCACACGGAGAAGGCGACGAGAATCTGCTTTGCAATGCTCTGCGCGACCGCGCTCTGCTGCGCCGCGCGACCAGCCGCCGCGTCCAAGGTTATGCTCGAAGATGGCCGCGTGCTCGCTGGCAAGTTCGTCCCCATCGCCACGCTGTCCAAAGATCCGCGCAAGATGGAGGGCAACGACGCCGCCCCCCGCCTCATCCTCATGTGCGACGACGACCTGCGCCGCACCTTCGTCCCCAAGCGTCTGGTCAAAGAAACGAGCGAGGCCGACGACGGCGAGATCGTCGAGAAGTTCCTCATTCCCCAGCGCACGCCGCGCTCCGGCGCGCGGGTGTCGAATGTTGGCAGCGTGGTCAAGATCGGCCCCTTCGACGAGTATGGCCGCCGCGAGTTCACAATCATGACCGACAAGGGAGAGGTGGTGGTCATTCAACAGATCACCGAAATCACTCCCCAATGGACCAAGCTCGAAGGCTACAAGCACATCTGGGATCAGCGCGTCTCGACCGCGTCGATCCCGGCCGAGATCATCGACCAGCTTATCTCCAAACGCATCGATCCCAAAAAGGTCGATCATCGCCTCAAGGTGGCCCGCTTCTATTTGCAAAGCGAGCGCTATCCCGAGGCCGAAGCCAAGCTGCAGGCCATCATCAAGGACTTTCCCGACTTCACCGAGCAGATCAAACCGGTGATGCAATCGCTGCGGCAACTCTCCGCCCGCCAGGTGCTGAGCGAAATTCGCCTCCGCGAGCAGGCCGGCCAATACCAAACCACCGCACAGCTCCTCAAAGTCTTTCCAGAAAGGTTTCCCGCAGGTGAGGTCGCGGGTGAAATTCTCCAGGAGGTTCGCGAAAAGCAAGAGGCGCTCAACGCGCGCGCGGCGCAGCGGGCGGCGGTCCTCAAGCTCTTCGCCGATCATCTGCAAACCATTACCGATGTCGATCTGAAAAAGCGGCTGGAGCGGGTTCAAACCGAAATCGCCGCCGAACTCAATTTCAACACTCTCGATCGCTTCAGCGCATATCAGCAACTGGCCGACGATCCCGCGCTCGAGCCGGTCCAAAAACTCTCGCTCGCCGTTAGCGGTTGGCTCGTCGGCAGCAGCGGCGCCAGCGACAGTCTGGCCGTGGCGCAGTCGCTCTTGTCGCTGCGCAATTACGCCAGTGAATATCTGGTGGCCGACACCAAGGTCCGCCGCGACGAACTGCTCGAAGGGCTGCGCGCCCTGGAAGGCGCCGACCCGCGCACCGTGGCCCTGGTCCTCGCCAACATGAAACCTCCCTATCCCTTGCCCGAGCCAGTCGACGGCAAAGCAGGGCTGTACCAGATATCTTTCGCCGGCCCCAAGGAAGAGCCTGAGTTCTCCTATCTGATCCAACTGCCGCCAGAGTACGACCCGTACCGCCGTTATCCCGCGGTGGTCACGCTGCACGGCGGAGGCAGCACCCCCGCCATGCAACTCGATTGGTGGGCCGGCGCCTTCGACGAGCAAGGCCACCGCCACGGCCAGGCCTCGCGCTACGGCTACATTGTCATCGCCCCCCAATGGGGCAAACTCGGCCAGCGCCAATACGGCTACAGCGAAAAGGAGCACTTCGCCGTCTTGGGCGCCCTGCGCGACGCCTCGCGCCGCTTTTCTATCGACACTGATCGCGTCTATCTCTCCGGCCACTCGATGGGGGGCGATGCCGCCTGGGACATCGCCCTCGCCCACCCTGATCTGTGGGCCGGCGCCATCCCCATCGTCGGTCAGGCGGATAAGTTCGTCGATTTCTACAAAGACAACGCCAAATACATGCCGCTCTACGTGGTTGCTGGCGAACTCGACGGCAAAAAGCTCGATCAAAACGCCAACGACCTGCAACAGTACATGATTCGCGGCTACGATCTCACCTACGTCGAGTATCTCGGTCGCGGCCACGAGCACTTTCTGGATGAGATCATGCGCATCTTCGACTGGATGCCGCGCTACAAACGCAACTTCTTCCCGCGCGAGTTCGAATGTCGCAGCATGCGCGACAGCGACAATTTCTATTGGTGGGTCGAACTGGCCGAATTCCCCCCCACTAGCTCCGTCGATCCCGCCAACTTCGCCCAGCGCGGCAAACGCGCTATGCCGATCGACGCCAAGGTCAACGCCACCAACGGCATTCTCGTCCGTACCGGCGCCGAGCATGTCACCGTCTGGCTCGCCCCGGAATTCATCGATCTCAATCAACCCATCGAAATCAACGTCAACGGCGCTAAGCTGCGCAGCGCCGGAGCCACCATCACCCCCGATCTGGCCATCATGCTCGAAGATGTCCGCACCCGCGGAGATCGCCAACATCCCTTCTGGGCGCGGGTCATTATGCCCGAGGGCAAGGTCAATCTGGCGTCCGGACAACAGTAG
- a CDS encoding metallophosphoesterase: MRKLFRLLLIALLIGLAAFGGFAWMVVHPTIGEVASPSPSDKAAGAPLWSFGFVGDTHQGLQSGAVDELFSKLAQAKVELVLHLGDMVDQAESEAQWQSFVDLARQHRLRLLPTIGNHDAIAAYSDHGEIRLRRHFPWLPATFYHCRHRDLNFLVLNSERSLLPGSVQRKFIGRELFDHPGTTVVTIHRPVFTASPRDWGNKYWRQLWLHSALSGSDANLVLSGHNHYYERTRPLDKVTYVTSGGGAPNTYDPPAPNQHTAIVAGDKLHYGIVAVHADRLHTRVYDLAGNLLDAFDTPRRPPHHPVGHQVNPGSLELPPLADLPFFSGDEVSANQANSDIATDSSPLNMVLPDDQLPRPW; encoded by the coding sequence GTGCGCAAACTGTTTCGCCTGCTCCTCATCGCCTTGCTGATCGGCTTGGCCGCGTTTGGCGGCTTTGCCTGGATGGTGGTGCATCCCACGATCGGTGAAGTGGCCTCCCCCTCCCCTTCCGACAAGGCCGCAGGCGCCCCACTTTGGTCGTTCGGGTTTGTCGGCGACACCCATCAAGGCCTACAAAGCGGCGCCGTCGATGAGCTATTCTCCAAACTGGCTCAGGCCAAGGTCGAACTGGTTTTGCATCTCGGCGACATGGTCGATCAGGCCGAGTCCGAAGCGCAGTGGCAATCGTTTGTCGATCTTGCGCGCCAGCATCGCCTGCGGCTGCTGCCCACCATTGGCAATCACGATGCCATTGCCGCCTACAGCGATCACGGCGAGATTCGCCTCCGCCGCCACTTCCCCTGGCTCCCTGCCACCTTCTACCATTGCCGCCACCGCGACCTGAATTTTCTCGTCCTCAACTCCGAGCGGTCGCTGCTCCCCGGCTCGGTGCAGCGCAAATTTATCGGCCGCGAACTATTCGATCATCCGGGCACAACCGTCGTCACGATTCATCGGCCCGTCTTCACCGCCAGCCCGCGCGACTGGGGCAACAAGTACTGGCGACAACTCTGGCTGCACAGCGCGCTCTCTGGATCCGATGCCAATCTCGTCCTATCTGGCCACAATCACTACTACGAGCGTACGCGCCCTTTGGACAAAGTCACCTACGTCACCAGCGGCGGCGGCGCGCCCAACACTTACGATCCCCCGGCGCCCAACCAGCACACCGCGATCGTCGCCGGTGACAAGCTTCACTACGGCATCGTCGCGGTCCACGCCGATCGGCTCCACACACGCGTCTACGACCTCGCTGGCAACCTGCTCGACGCATTCGACACCCCACGCCGCCCGCCACATCACCCGGTTGGCCATCAAGTCAATCCTGGCTCATTGGAGTTGCCCCCCCTCGCCGATTTGCCTTTCTTCAGCGGCGATGAAGTGTCCGCCAACCAAGCCAACAGTGACATAGCGACAGACAGCAGTCCGCTCAACATGGTTCTGCCCGACGATCAATTGCCGCGTCCCTGGTAG
- a CDS encoding thiamine phosphate synthase → MRSTLTPAAERATTDAGHFGSVGDAAGATAALVLGLLHETECRAAEILAAAGVTEELMRARWPALTESALGASFGNAPVEGLRRVVRAVEEMLDDFPPPLSLGTEHLLLGVLANGDAVADWLAGYGLRVEPLVEEIRQREGRVLVNDEPIEVEGETGCTSPPVAAVEILPAAATEEGVLLRILDASANRAREGLRVVEDYVRFALDDAALARECKRLRHELAVALAYLPAALLAATRDTVGDVGTTISTASEMRRSNLAHVALASLKRAQEALRSLEEYGKLVSGELAAGCERLRYASYTLEKRIALVEDSRARLATARLYVLIDGGPSIADFERLTRELIDAGVDVLQLRDKGLADRELLARGRLLRRVTAGTQTLFVMNDRADLARLAEADGVHVGQEELSVREVRRLVGAGSLVGVSTHSIEQAREAVFAGANYIGVGPTFASGTKSFSRFTGVELLRQVAAEIRVPAFAIGGVSLENLDEVLAAGLERVAVSGAIVRSSDPGASAREFRRRLT, encoded by the coding sequence ATGCGATCGACATTAACCCCTGCCGCCGAGCGCGCCACGACCGACGCTGGCCACTTCGGCAGCGTTGGCGATGCCGCCGGCGCGACAGCCGCACTGGTTCTGGGATTGCTCCATGAGACGGAGTGCCGTGCCGCGGAAATTTTGGCCGCAGCGGGTGTGACAGAGGAGCTAATGCGCGCGCGATGGCCGGCACTAACGGAGTCGGCCTTGGGGGCGTCGTTTGGCAATGCTCCCGTGGAGGGACTGCGGCGCGTGGTGCGCGCCGTGGAGGAAATGCTCGATGATTTTCCTCCTCCGTTGTCGCTGGGGACGGAGCATTTACTGCTGGGAGTGCTAGCAAACGGGGATGCGGTGGCCGACTGGCTCGCGGGATATGGCCTGCGGGTTGAACCACTGGTAGAGGAAATCCGCCAGCGCGAGGGGCGCGTGCTGGTCAACGACGAGCCAATTGAGGTCGAAGGCGAAACCGGCTGCACTTCACCCCCTGTGGCCGCAGTGGAGATTTTGCCGGCGGCGGCGACGGAAGAGGGGGTGCTACTGCGGATATTGGACGCGTCGGCCAATCGGGCGCGCGAGGGGCTGCGGGTGGTGGAAGACTATGTGCGTTTTGCGCTCGACGACGCGGCGCTGGCGCGCGAGTGCAAGCGGTTGCGTCACGAACTGGCGGTGGCGCTTGCCTACTTGCCAGCGGCGCTTTTGGCGGCGACGCGCGACACCGTGGGAGACGTGGGGACGACGATCAGCACCGCGAGCGAGATGCGGCGGTCGAACCTGGCTCACGTGGCGCTGGCGAGCCTGAAGCGGGCGCAAGAGGCGCTGCGCAGCCTGGAAGAATATGGCAAGCTGGTATCGGGGGAGTTGGCGGCAGGCTGCGAGCGGCTGCGCTACGCCAGCTACACGCTGGAAAAGCGGATCGCGTTGGTCGAAGACAGTCGCGCGCGGCTGGCGACGGCGCGGCTGTATGTGCTGATTGATGGCGGCCCGAGCATTGCCGACTTTGAGCGATTGACGCGGGAATTGATCGACGCCGGCGTGGACGTGCTGCAACTGCGCGACAAGGGGTTGGCCGATCGCGAGTTGCTCGCGCGGGGGCGGCTGTTGCGGCGAGTGACCGCAGGCACGCAGACGCTGTTTGTGATGAACGACCGCGCTGATCTGGCGCGATTGGCCGAAGCGGATGGGGTGCATGTGGGGCAGGAGGAACTGTCGGTTCGTGAAGTGCGGCGATTGGTGGGGGCGGGCTCTCTGGTGGGAGTGTCGACTCATTCGATTGAGCAGGCCCGCGAGGCGGTGTTTGCCGGCGCGAACTATATCGGAGTGGGTCCGACATTCGCCAGCGGGACCAAGTCGTTCAGCCGGTTCACGGGAGTTGAGCTCTTGCGGCAGGTGGCGGCGGAAATCCGCGTGCCAGCATTCGCCATTGGCGGCGTATCGCTGGAGAATTTGGACGAGGTGCTGGCCGCCGGATTGGAGCGAGTGGCGGTGAGCGGCGCGATCGTAAGGTCCAGCGATCCGGGGGCTTCGGCGCGAGAATTTCGCCGGCGGTTGACGTAG
- a CDS encoding ATP-dependent Clp protease ATP-binding subunit, with protein sequence MYERFTDRARKVMQLANQEAQRFNHEYIGTEHVLLGLIKEGSGVAANVLKNLDVDLRKIRLEVEKLVQSGPDMVTMGKLPQTPRAKKVIEYAMEEARNLGHNYVGTEHILLGLLREQEGVAAQVLMNLGLKLEDVREEVLNLLGHGIEGGEGSERNPAGATTGGGQQQGESGKSSKSKTPALDSFGRDLTELARQSKLDPVIGREKEIERTVQILCRRTKNNPVLLGEAGVGKTAIVEGLAQRVVDGNVPEIMAERRIVVLDLAMMVAGTKYRGQFEERIKAVMNEVRRAKNTILFIDELHTLVGAGGAEGAIDASNVLKPALARGEIQCIGATTLDEYRKYIEKDSALDRRFQVVMVEPSSKPETVEILKGLRDRYETHHRVQITDDALASAVELSSRYITGRCLPDKAIDVIDEAGARVRLRSMTRPPDLKEIDEEVERLNKEKEEAVANQDFERAASLRDQADKLKKKKQQITREWREKSRETDGVVDEEVIAEVVSKMTGIPLTRMSTEDSMRLMEMEKELHKRVISQNEAIKSIAKAVRRSRSGLKDPKRPTGVFVFAGPTGVGKTLLAKALADFMFGDEDALIQIDMSEYMEKHNVSRLIGAPPGYVGFEEGGQLTEKIRRRPYAVVLLDEIEKAHPDVFNMLLQVMEEGRLTDSFGRNIDFRNTILIMTTNAGAEAIKNESAFGFQRPDDDASYDSMKERVNERIEKVFRPEFINRVDDIIVFRHLTVEDLKDVIDIELKKVRERLGERGLKLELTDAAKQFLIKKGSNTDFGARPLRRAIENFVEDPLSEELLKGEFEGKDLIQVDAKEVAGKKQLVFEGKTTIEETPVAAAAPTGEQQ encoded by the coding sequence ATGTACGAACGTTTCACCGACCGTGCGCGGAAGGTCATGCAACTGGCCAACCAAGAAGCGCAGCGGTTCAATCACGAATACATTGGCACCGAGCATGTGCTGCTCGGCCTCATCAAGGAGGGGAGCGGGGTCGCGGCCAACGTCTTGAAAAATCTTGATGTCGATCTGCGCAAGATCCGACTCGAAGTCGAGAAGCTCGTCCAAAGCGGACCAGACATGGTCACCATGGGCAAGCTGCCGCAAACGCCACGCGCCAAGAAGGTGATCGAGTACGCCATGGAGGAGGCGCGCAACCTCGGCCATAACTATGTCGGCACCGAGCACATCTTGCTTGGCCTCTTGCGCGAACAAGAAGGGGTCGCCGCCCAGGTGCTCATGAATCTCGGCCTCAAGCTCGAAGATGTCCGCGAGGAAGTCCTCAACCTGCTCGGTCACGGCATCGAAGGGGGCGAAGGCTCAGAGCGCAATCCCGCCGGCGCCACCACCGGGGGAGGCCAGCAGCAAGGCGAGTCGGGCAAGAGCAGCAAATCCAAGACTCCCGCGCTCGATAGCTTCGGCCGCGACCTCACCGAACTGGCTCGCCAGAGCAAGCTCGATCCAGTGATCGGCCGCGAAAAAGAAATCGAGCGCACCGTGCAGATTCTCTGCCGCCGTACCAAGAACAATCCGGTGTTGCTCGGCGAAGCCGGCGTCGGCAAGACCGCTATCGTCGAAGGCCTGGCCCAGCGCGTGGTCGATGGCAACGTGCCCGAGATCATGGCCGAGCGCCGCATTGTGGTGCTTGATCTGGCGATGATGGTCGCCGGCACCAAGTATCGCGGCCAGTTCGAAGAGCGCATCAAGGCGGTGATGAACGAGGTGCGCCGCGCCAAGAACACCATCCTGTTTATCGACGAGTTGCATACGCTGGTCGGCGCCGGCGGGGCCGAAGGCGCCATCGACGCCTCCAACGTGCTCAAGCCCGCCTTGGCCCGCGGCGAAATCCAGTGCATCGGTGCCACCACGCTCGACGAGTACCGAAAGTACATCGAAAAAGACAGCGCGCTCGATCGCCGCTTTCAGGTGGTGATGGTCGAGCCTTCCAGCAAGCCCGAGACGGTCGAAATTCTCAAGGGCCTCCGCGACCGGTACGAAACGCACCACCGAGTGCAAATCACCGACGACGCCTTGGCCTCCGCCGTCGAGCTTTCCAGTCGCTATATCACCGGTCGCTGCCTGCCAGACAAGGCCATCGACGTCATCGACGAGGCGGGCGCCCGCGTCCGGCTCCGCTCGATGACCCGCCCGCCCGATCTCAAGGAGATCGACGAGGAGGTGGAACGGCTGAACAAAGAGAAGGAAGAAGCAGTCGCCAACCAGGATTTCGAGCGCGCCGCCTCGCTCCGCGATCAGGCCGACAAGCTCAAGAAAAAGAAGCAGCAGATTACCCGCGAATGGCGCGAAAAGTCGCGCGAGACCGATGGCGTGGTCGATGAGGAAGTGATCGCCGAGGTCGTCTCCAAGATGACCGGCATCCCGCTCACGCGCATGTCCACCGAGGACTCGATGCGCCTCATGGAAATGGAGAAGGAGCTGCACAAACGGGTCATTAGCCAGAACGAGGCCATCAAGTCGATCGCCAAGGCGGTACGCCGCAGCCGCAGCGGACTCAAGGATCCCAAGCGCCCCACCGGCGTCTTTGTCTTCGCCGGCCCCACCGGCGTCGGTAAGACCTTGCTTGCCAAGGCGCTGGCGGATTTCATGTTTGGCGACGAGGACGCGCTCATTCAGATCGACATGAGCGAGTACATGGAAAAGCACAACGTCAGCCGCCTGATCGGCGCGCCGCCGGGCTACGTCGGCTTCGAGGAGGGCGGTCAGCTCACCGAGAAGATCCGCCGCCGCCCCTACGCCGTGGTCCTGCTCGACGAAATCGAAAAGGCCCATCCCGACGTTTTCAACATGTTGCTGCAAGTGATGGAAGAAGGCCGGCTGACCGACAGCTTTGGCCGCAACATCGACTTCCGCAACACGATCCTCATCATGACCACCAACGCCGGCGCCGAGGCCATCAAGAACGAAAGCGCCTTCGGCTTCCAGCGCCCCGATGACGACGCCTCCTACGACAGCATGAAGGAACGCGTCAACGAGCGAATCGAAAAGGTCTTTCGTCCCGAGTTTATCAACCGCGTCGACGACATCATCGTCTTCCGCCACCTCACCGTGGAGGATCTCAAGGACGTCATCGACATCGAGCTCAAGAAGGTCCGCGAACGCCTCGGCGAGCGCGGGCTCAAGCTGGAGCTCACCGACGCCGCCAAGCAGTTCCTCATCAAGAAGGGCTCGAACACCGATTTCGGCGCCCGTCCGTTGCGCCGCGCGATCGAGAACTTTGTCGAAGACCCCTTGTCCGAGGAGTTGCTCAAGGGCGAGTTCGAAGGCAAGGATCTGATCCAGGTCGACGCCAAAGAAGTGGCCGGCAAAAAGCAACTCGTCTTCGAAGGCAAAACCACCATCGAAGAAACCCCGGTCGCGGCTGCGGCGCCCACCGGCGAGCAGCAATAG
- a CDS encoding sugar phosphate isomerase/epimerase, which translates to MTDRARVILSGFGDEASPHKTAAEQFAAFAALGLDYYSIRFIDAGEGVKNVMQLTKAEIRHIAHLEDAFDVNVATIGSPIGKVKLQDVEDGTKNEYIPFKKYLASNVAKACEIAHAFETKLIRGFSFYPPKGADPQEHLPQAVEQLGQIAEACHRSDLTFGLEVEANLVGQNGHLLAEIYRQVNHPAMLLIFDAANILCQGYTPAEVFEQYQAMKPGLGWMHIKDYKLPTGAEHATPSKPAKSTKTAKQAGRHINEAVLRDFVPADVGDCGHAAILRDFAEMVPQLEKKLKRRGIPGVFLDLEPHLKQGGQFGGYSGPDGMGVALRGLCRVLDFVGLDYHLASFDDIRTERGY; encoded by the coding sequence ATGACTGATCGTGCCCGCGTCATTCTCAGCGGTTTTGGCGACGAAGCCTCCCCGCACAAAACAGCGGCCGAGCAGTTCGCCGCCTTCGCGGCACTCGGGCTCGACTATTACAGCATCCGCTTCATCGACGCCGGCGAAGGCGTCAAGAACGTGATGCAACTCACCAAGGCCGAGATTCGTCACATCGCACACCTGGAAGACGCGTTCGATGTGAACGTCGCCACCATTGGCTCGCCCATCGGCAAGGTCAAGCTGCAAGATGTCGAAGACGGCACCAAGAACGAGTACATCCCCTTCAAAAAATATCTCGCGAGCAACGTCGCCAAGGCCTGCGAGATCGCCCACGCCTTTGAGACCAAGCTGATCCGCGGCTTTTCGTTCTATCCCCCCAAGGGCGCCGATCCCCAAGAGCATTTGCCGCAAGCCGTCGAACAACTCGGCCAGATCGCCGAGGCTTGCCACCGCTCCGACCTCACCTTCGGCCTCGAGGTAGAAGCTAATCTCGTTGGCCAGAACGGCCATCTCCTGGCCGAGATTTACCGCCAGGTGAATCATCCGGCAATGCTCCTCATCTTCGACGCCGCCAACATCCTTTGTCAGGGCTACACCCCGGCCGAGGTCTTTGAACAATATCAGGCCATGAAACCTGGCCTCGGCTGGATGCACATCAAAGATTACAAACTGCCCACCGGCGCCGAGCACGCCACTCCGAGCAAACCAGCCAAGTCGACCAAGACCGCCAAGCAAGCCGGACGCCACATCAACGAGGCGGTCCTCCGCGACTTTGTCCCCGCCGATGTTGGCGATTGCGGCCACGCCGCCATCCTTCGCGACTTCGCCGAGATGGTCCCCCAACTCGAAAAGAAGCTCAAGCGCCGTGGCATCCCCGGCGTGTTTCTCGATCTGGAACCACATCTCAAGCAAGGGGGCCAGTTCGGCGGCTATAGCGGCCCCGATGGCATGGGCGTGGCGCTGCGCGGCCTCTGCCGCGTGTTGGATTTCGTCGGCCTCGACTATCACCTCGCCAGCTTCGACGATATCCGCACCGAACGCGGCTACTAA
- a CDS encoding glycosyltransferase family 2 protein yields the protein MATTECTVDAKARAIGPDTLVSVVIPCCNEEAVLPELYRRLSAVAEGWGAPYEVILVDDGSTDRTWDLLLAFHERDSRWKCVRFGRNFGHQTALRAGLHATHGDLVAVLDADLQDPPEILDQFFRRWEAGFDVIYGVRQQRKEGMVLRAAYHAFYRILAFLAEMEVPLEAGDFSVMDRRVVEILKRMPERKPFLRGLRSWVGFRQCPLPYERKHRAAGVTKYNFKRLFGLAIDGILSSSIVPLRLATLFGALVSVVAFVGAVFTLLLRLFPGFFWGLHAVPGTASIVICVLFIGGVQLLCLGICGEYLGRIYDNVKGRPFWTVRETVGVADPTPGPWGRQAEIDARLE from the coding sequence ATGGCCACTACCGAATGCACCGTCGACGCTAAGGCCCGCGCCATTGGGCCCGATACGTTGGTGTCGGTTGTTATTCCGTGCTGTAACGAAGAAGCGGTGCTGCCCGAACTGTACCGCCGCTTGAGCGCCGTGGCCGAAGGCTGGGGCGCGCCCTACGAAGTGATTTTGGTCGACGACGGCTCGACCGATCGCACATGGGATCTGCTGCTCGCTTTTCATGAGCGCGACTCGCGCTGGAAGTGCGTTCGCTTTGGCCGCAACTTTGGACACCAAACCGCGCTCCGCGCCGGATTGCACGCCACGCACGGCGACCTGGTCGCCGTGCTCGATGCCGACCTGCAAGACCCCCCCGAGATTCTCGATCAATTCTTCCGCCGCTGGGAAGCCGGGTTCGATGTCATCTACGGCGTCCGCCAGCAGCGCAAAGAAGGGATGGTGCTTCGCGCGGCCTATCATGCCTTCTACCGTATCCTCGCCTTCTTGGCCGAGATGGAAGTCCCTCTCGAGGCCGGCGACTTTTCCGTCATGGATCGTCGGGTCGTTGAGATTCTCAAAAGGATGCCTGAACGCAAACCGTTCCTCCGCGGTCTGCGCTCTTGGGTCGGCTTTCGCCAATGTCCCTTGCCGTACGAGCGGAAGCACCGCGCCGCCGGGGTCACTAAATACAACTTCAAACGTCTGTTCGGCTTGGCCATCGATGGCATTCTTAGCTCGTCGATCGTGCCGCTTCGGTTGGCCACATTATTCGGCGCCTTAGTCTCCGTTGTGGCCTTCGTCGGCGCCGTGTTCACCTTGCTTCTCCGCTTGTTTCCCGGATTCTTCTGGGGCCTGCATGCCGTCCCCGGCACCGCTTCCATTGTCATTTGCGTGCTCTTCATCGGCGGAGTTCAATTGCTCTGCCTCGGCATCTGCGGCGAATACTTGGGCCGCATCTACGATAACGTCAAAGGACGCCCCTTTTGGACCGTGCGCGAGACGGTCGGCGTCGCCGATCCCACGCCGGGCCCCTGGGGGCGCCAGGCCGAAATCGATGCCCGGCTCGAATAA